A single genomic interval of Oceanithermus profundus DSM 14977 harbors:
- a CDS encoding LamB/YcsF family protein, with protein sequence MPSIDLNADAGESFGPWKMGSDEALFPLLSSVNLATGFHAGDPLTMQRSIALAKKHGVAVGAHPGFPDLVGFGRRDLAVTPEQAYADTLYQIGALAAFLKVEGMPLHHVKPHGALYLQMLRNEATAEAVARAVRDYDPELPLVLLPNTPMEAAARRVGVRYVREAFPDRAYLADGRLAPRSMEGALVRDPERAAERAVQMVLEGKVAALDGGEVEVRAETLCVHGDNPEAVEIARAVRRALEAAGVDVRSYR encoded by the coding sequence ATGCCCAGCATCGATCTGAACGCCGACGCCGGGGAATCGTTCGGCCCCTGGAAGATGGGCAGCGACGAGGCGCTGTTTCCGCTGCTCAGCTCGGTCAACCTGGCCACCGGCTTCCACGCCGGTGATCCGCTCACGATGCAACGCAGCATCGCCCTGGCCAAAAAGCACGGGGTCGCCGTAGGGGCGCACCCGGGGTTTCCCGACCTGGTGGGCTTCGGTCGCCGCGACCTGGCGGTGACGCCCGAACAGGCTTACGCCGACACGCTCTATCAGATCGGGGCGCTCGCGGCCTTCCTGAAGGTGGAGGGCATGCCGCTTCACCACGTCAAACCCCACGGGGCGCTCTACCTGCAGATGCTCCGCAACGAGGCGACCGCCGAGGCGGTGGCGCGGGCGGTGCGCGACTACGACCCCGAACTGCCGTTGGTGCTGCTTCCGAACACGCCCATGGAGGCGGCGGCCAGGCGGGTGGGGGTGCGCTACGTGCGCGAGGCCTTTCCCGACCGGGCCTACCTCGCGGACGGCCGGCTGGCGCCGCGCAGCATGGAGGGGGCGCTCGTCCGCGACCCCGAGCGGGCCGCCGAAAGGGCGGTGCAGATGGTCCTCGAAGGAAAGGTCGCGGCCCTGGACGGCGGCGAGGTGGAGGTCCGGGCCGAGACCCTCTGCGTTCACGGCGACAACCCCGAGGCCGTCGAGATCGCGCGCGCGGTGCGGCGGGCGCTCGAGGCCGCGGGGGTGGACGTGCGCAGCTACCGATGA
- the pxpB gene encoding 5-oxoprolinase subunit PxpB, with translation MTWGAYLVYGRGIDPRVGARVARAAAAIEADPPAWLRDWIPSYDRIFVEYDPRSVDAGALGDWARGLEAGEGPEGRRVEIPVLYGDLDLPEIAERTGLSPEEVVRLHAGVDYRVYAVGFTPGFPFMAEVPEPLRLPRRAVPRKRVPAHAVGIAGVQTGIYPQESPGGWNLLGRTLVRVYDPHRARPFLLEPGDRVRFVPRKGAPPGPPQPVELLEAGEGAAVFEVLEPGLLTLPVDAGRFRAGRYGLARSGPLDARSLGVANRLIGNPPEAAALELNLAGPVLEALEGVTVALALQDAHGRMRAWARTLRRGERLDLRVLSGGARGYLAVPGGLVLGRFMGSASPDLKGRIGRPLRAGDRLRAAAARSGLRRVELSWRRDGRAEPEVVLRLWPGPQAEPEALEALLRGRFRVAAADRMGVRLEGAAVPGGEVTSEGVPLGAVQVPPGGAPMLLLADRGTIGGYAKPAVLHPADLARAGQLREGDRLRFVLDPAARAYDVLDV, from the coding sequence ATGACCTGGGGCGCCTACCTCGTCTACGGGCGCGGCATCGACCCCCGGGTGGGCGCACGGGTGGCCCGCGCCGCGGCGGCCATCGAAGCCGATCCGCCCGCCTGGCTGCGCGACTGGATCCCCAGCTACGACCGCATCTTCGTCGAGTACGACCCGCGCAGCGTGGACGCCGGGGCGCTCGGCGACTGGGCCCGCGGCCTCGAGGCGGGGGAGGGGCCGGAGGGGCGCCGCGTCGAGATCCCGGTACTTTACGGCGACCTCGACCTGCCCGAGATCGCCGAGCGCACCGGCCTGAGCCCCGAGGAGGTGGTCCGGCTGCACGCCGGCGTGGACTACCGCGTCTACGCCGTCGGCTTCACCCCGGGCTTTCCCTTCATGGCCGAGGTGCCCGAACCCTTGCGCCTGCCCAGGCGCGCCGTCCCCCGCAAGCGCGTGCCGGCGCACGCCGTGGGCATCGCGGGCGTCCAGACCGGCATCTACCCCCAGGAGAGCCCCGGGGGCTGGAACCTGCTCGGGCGCACCCTGGTCCGGGTCTACGACCCCCACCGCGCGCGGCCCTTCCTGCTCGAGCCTGGGGACCGGGTGCGGTTCGTGCCGCGGAAAGGCGCGCCGCCCGGTCCGCCCCAGCCCGTGGAGCTGCTCGAGGCGGGGGAGGGCGCGGCGGTGTTCGAGGTGCTCGAGCCCGGGTTGCTCACCCTCCCCGTCGACGCCGGACGCTTCCGCGCCGGCCGCTACGGGTTGGCGCGCAGCGGCCCCCTCGACGCCCGCTCGCTGGGGGTCGCCAATCGCCTGATCGGCAACCCGCCCGAAGCGGCCGCGCTGGAGCTGAACCTCGCCGGGCCGGTTCTCGAGGCCCTAGAAGGCGTGACCGTGGCCCTGGCGCTGCAGGACGCCCACGGACGCATGCGGGCGTGGGCGCGCACCCTGCGGCGCGGCGAGCGCCTGGACCTGCGCGTCCTTTCCGGCGGCGCCCGCGGTTACCTGGCCGTGCCCGGCGGCCTGGTGCTGGGCCGCTTCATGGGGAGCGCCAGCCCCGACCTCAAGGGGCGCATCGGCCGCCCACTGCGGGCCGGAGACCGGCTGCGGGCGGCGGCCGCGCGAAGCGGTTTGCGCAGGGTGGAGCTAAGCTGGCGCCGCGACGGGCGGGCGGAGCCCGAGGTCGTCTTGCGGCTGTGGCCGGGGCCGCAGGCGGAGCCCGAGGCCCTGGAGGCGCTCTTGCGCGGCCGTTTCCGCGTCGCGGCGGCCGACCGTATGGGGGTGCGCCTCGAGGGGGCCGCGGTTCCCGGAGGCGAGGTGACGAGCGAAGGCGTGCCCCTGGGCGCGGTGCAGGTCCCCCCGGGGGGCGCGCCGATGCTGCTCCTCGCCGACCGCGGCACCATCGGCGGCTACGCCAAACCCGCGGTCCTGCACCCCGCGGACCTGGCGCGGGCGGGCCAGTTGCGCGAAGGCGACCGGCTGCGCTTCGTGCTCGACCCCGCGGCGCGGGCCTACGACGTCCTCGACGTCTAG
- a CDS encoding deoxyribonuclease IV — MHYGFHNSISGRRGYAAALDRAEELGTTAAQLFAKSPRSWRTRSLRPGEAEAFRDALAIGHVRRTAIHASYLVNLGAEGELWEKSVFSLADDLEKAALLGVDYVVVHPGSGPPDRVREGALKALALAPAGPWLLLENVAGRGRKVGRRFEELAALIEGTPMGVTFDTCHAFAAGYPLHEDPAGVLDELDRTVGLERVPLVHLNDSVGALASGVDHHANLGEGQIGAALAEIVRDARLADKTFIMETPKEADGYNLQTFRRWAGLG, encoded by the coding sequence GTGCACTACGGATTCCACAACTCCATCAGCGGCCGGCGCGGCTACGCCGCCGCCCTCGACCGCGCCGAGGAACTGGGCACGACCGCGGCCCAGCTCTTCGCCAAGAGCCCGCGCAGCTGGCGAACCCGCAGCCTGCGGCCCGGCGAAGCCGAGGCCTTCCGCGACGCGCTGGCCATCGGCCACGTGCGCCGCACCGCCATCCACGCCTCCTACCTGGTCAACCTCGGAGCCGAGGGGGAGCTCTGGGAGAAGAGCGTCTTCAGCCTCGCCGACGACCTGGAGAAGGCCGCCCTGCTGGGGGTCGACTACGTGGTCGTGCACCCCGGCTCGGGTCCTCCCGACCGGGTGCGCGAGGGGGCGCTGAAGGCGCTCGCCCTCGCGCCGGCGGGCCCTTGGCTGCTGCTCGAGAACGTGGCCGGTCGCGGCCGCAAGGTGGGGCGGCGCTTCGAGGAGCTGGCCGCCTTGATCGAGGGCACCCCCATGGGCGTGACCTTCGACACCTGCCACGCCTTCGCCGCCGGTTACCCGCTGCACGAAGACCCCGCCGGCGTGCTCGACGAACTCGACCGCACCGTCGGCCTCGAGCGCGTGCCGCTCGTCCACCTCAACGACTCGGTGGGGGCGCTCGCGAGCGGCGTGGACCACCACGCCAACCTTGGGGAGGGGCAGATCGGCGCGGCGCTCGCCGAGATCGTCCGCGACGCGCGCCTTGCGGACAAGACCTTCATCATGGAAACCCCCAAGGAGGCCGACGGCTACAACCTACAGACGTTCCGGCGCTGGGCGGGGCTCGGCTAG